The following is a genomic window from Palaemon carinicauda isolate YSFRI2023 unplaced genomic scaffold, ASM3689809v2 scaffold42, whole genome shotgun sequence.
gtggaaaaggttatagcttttggactatatatacagaatccggttgttagtgcaatgactcttaattaagtttattaacgatatgagtgatgtgaaatttttaggttgggtacctatttatcagatggtgatgttttggttttctggttttggaaagtttacttgtgattaatttaggtttaagatttttttttagtattggttatatattcctatccttgtgagctgcaaaccttggtacttgccccccctctttccttttgtttgtcatgtttttgcagtttgtttaataattatttttgagtgttggtttaatatttaaaatttttgagtgttggtttaatatttcattatgtgataacctgcatgttgtaattcaaatcactttaaaaaaaaaaatttgggaatttttttttttggttgggtgaggtgtaatattattgctatatatttctaaattatttaagtttttatagatgtataaggttaaatatactgtagacttagtGTTTACTTtcgttaatagtttgtcttttcattggtggttatgttagtgtttatgattgactaacggctgttttatattttcaagtggtgtggattacgtggctgcgctcctgcgtgaacggagttttggaggggctttttttgaggatggttcctcagtgtgtttctgagcctccaaccttgtagggtacgaaatttgcgattggatccatattattcctcacctttgcagagttacgttgtgaagctgtttagcttttcttggatatcctcgctctgcaacaaggacttttattccacatattgtgtactgcccttggttcagtaaaagccaaggggacctctctgccccaaggtaaaaatttttatctttatatttgtgtgccgggcccacgacctgtaatcctgggcggtcttcattattggaccattaagaaaaaaaagacttttaacaccattgtcttggatccttgtttcctgccacctggaataagcctccagccggggagtttattgtcctcttggagaagacccctagaagtgtttgagggatttgttagggatatttagtttgtatttgttaggatgttcttacttttcgttagccttctcctttctggaccctctctccttttagtatgtatgtgttgatgacctttctttaattgtgtaattgttttcttttgcagggagtttaagagtgagtgtgtatcatttattaatgtattattgtggttcaggtgttatttctgtctagtttttatgtattaaaattaaggaaatttttgtggtattttctttgttcccttgagttgactttgcactcgtattgatgtttgggtattattccacctttagtggacttagtacgttatgatggtgaatactatttgataagcgtagtgttttgtgtggtggtcaaagccagccatcacaatacacAGGCTCCGGCTGGGATACAAGGCAAATTGGGAAATCAGAGACGACATCCAGAGACCGtgtgatcactgtgatgtcacaccacaacacgccctcttgcactatttactagaatgcagagaaacagcacagctgggGGGTGATCTACTAGTAGACATCAACTCACCACAGGCCGGGAAAgtggcagccacactggcaaaggcaattgtcgaaagcatagacacaaaCACGCagttgctttcaagactacctccaccaaggtaaagacctcaaaTTCTCatcgcaccatctcatcccctcattgtaaggccctattcacatcatcctctgtaccTTCTAAACTagcctaccactaaaaatctctccgcagggaccttagggagtaaagggttggataaccccacctgcatccttttttctactattcaaaggccttacaccccaactttcaaactaccactatccgtgaaatgatggccctctaatactaccaccatcatcctcacCCTGTCCataactttctctaccactaaaaacctttcaaatttccattaatgtgaTAACCCACCTTATAATTatacaggttacctacgggccgaccaaggaaaaggcccgtgccaacaagaagagttggctctaatactccacgaacgaacgaacgccacagcctcacttctcgcctgaagacggagcaagcagttcagAAACGCGTTGCGATTTACTCCTGACTttgccctgttgtaattttcgagtattacttgtacttgtgtcaatTACGTTGAGCcgtaacctgaattgtattcttcacccacctgatgaactacgccgacttgctagctgaatgtagcaacccagaaaagagaattgtccgtaaaattgagaaattggacaagaaattgaattctgccgatgcagcaatagtattcaactctacttgtttgaagtagggtctcctaccgagatatACAGAAATCCACCTGCAAGGCCTTGAACGATCCCGGGACCCATTCGTACCGAAGAAACCTTCTCCAGCGCCAACTCCCGCATAAGAAGGCCCTGAAGGACGAGCTCTACGCCCTTCGGGTCCTCCTTGACAATGAATGGGCCAGCTCGAGGGATGGAGGAAAAGCTCAGCTTGCTACTGATGTCCCCCTCGAGGTTGatagcgaccccgaggacgaggacgcccctgatgacgatGCCCCCGATGATCGACGCCCTGATATAGACAACTCCAACCATGAAGAAGACCTTGGGggtggcctgagctaccccaacaacatcgcccatgccctacaagtccttaaagaagaggatgaggaccatcttgaggaagctggtcacccttaatggcgggaagctgcggatcccagaggccCGCCAGGAATACATcaacatctccagctacgtccctacgccagcacaggagcagatcctcaagatgggcctcaactgtcaCTTCATCACCCGACCTAGACCAACCGACAagcgcctggagatggaattacttatagattccatcctcaacctccaagaacgtggtgccctccggacgactaATGCCCTTCAGCCGCTCCTGCTCGCcaaggcccttactgataggggcaggtacagcagcagcatcgtttctaaggagatgagagctgctgctaaagagcttAAACGAGTTGCTGGTGTCACCGTCTGttgggccgacaagacagctggtCTCGTGCTCATCAACACCCAAGAGTACCACGAGAaattggacgccatcctcgccgacctgaccaaattcgagcgcctcacgagcaaccctgtggaagacatcaagagggaggtAAATtgtaccatcgaggccattaacgCTGCATCTAACGCagtacacctgcccatgatttcgggggattttggacttggttacctctacggcaatgtaaAGACCCataaacaaggcaacccacttcgaccaatcatcagccaatgccctacgcctatataccagctggccaagaggcTGAACGCGattctgacgccatatgtccctAACCGCTACTGTGTGGcatcctctgccgaattcctagggaggatcaaggacgtccacggagagggggtcatagcatcgatgaaCGTCGAGTccttgttcactaatgtccctgttgatGAAACCATCGACCtaatcgccgatagagtctacagggacgagacgactccggAATTGAACATCCCTGAACAAGCCctccggaccctccttgccatctgtactaagagggccccctttactactcaccgtgGGCACATGTACCTACAGAAGGATGGcatggcgatgggctcgcccttgggcgtactctttgccaacttttatgtgggagtagtagaggagagggtattctcccaagtcgagtgccccctcgcttacttcCGTTACATTGACGATACCTTCGTCAAAGCTATTTCCACCAAAGCCATCGAGAACTtaaggacctttgaggacaacagcgtcttCCACTTCACCCTAGAAAATAGCGtcaacaacagcctcccgttcctggacatCTTGATTTCATCTACCAACGAGgaattccagaccactgtctacaccaagcctacaTTTCTCGGCATGTGTCTGAATGGCGAGAGTGAATGCCCTGCCcgctacaaggcctcgaccatcaaggcctttgtatgcagggccttgtcacactgctagccatggacagacacccacaaggagctggaaagggccgcacaggtcctcatcaataatggctatagcaacaagcaagtccaacgTGAAGTGAAGGCAGCTATTGACAAGTGGTATGgatccgacagcgccagccaggggtctgaCAACACTATAGATAGGTCCGACaccaccaacggatctagtgatattaaactttactacagaggcttcatgcacgcagaatatcagcgggatgagaagtccatcaaagatatcatcaccaacaacgtgtcacctaccgaagagaccacgaaagtgaaactcatcatctattttcagactgctaagacccgcagcttgattatgaggaataatccagcgccccctgataacgaccctctgaggaagacgaatgtagtctactcttatcaatgcccagtccgaggatgccccggcaaatacattggtatgactacaatgaagctttcgaagaggatttcatgtcacgtccaacaaggtgctataaggaatcacgccctacaatgacataacacccaaattagtcgggcagacatcgtcgctaataccaaaa
Proteins encoded in this region:
- the LOC137636868 gene encoding uncharacterized protein, which codes for MPYKSLKKRMRTILRKLVTLNGGKLRIPEARQEYINISSYVPTPAQEQILKMGLNCHFITRPRPTDKRLEMELLIDSILNLQERGALRTTNALQPLLLAKALTDRGRYSSSIVSKEMRAAAKELKRVAGVTVCWADKTAGLVLINTQEYHEKLDAILADLTKFERLTSNPVEDIKREVNCTIEAINAASNAVHLPMISGDFGLGYLYGNVKTHKQGNPLRPIISQCPTPIYQLAKRLNAILTPYVPNRYCVASSAEFLGRIKDVHGEGVIASMNVESLFTNVPVDETIDLIADRVYRDETTPELNIPEQALRTLLAICTKRAPFTTHRGHMYLQKDGMAMGSPLGVLFANFYVGVVEERVFSQVECPLAYFRYIDDTFVKAISTKAIENLRTFEDNSVFHFTLENSVNNSLPFLDILISSTNEEFQTTVYTKPTFLGMCLNGESECPARYKASTIKAFVCRALSHC